In the genome of Plasmodium sp. gorilla clade G2 genome assembly, contig: PADLG01_00_29, whole genome shotgun sequence, one region contains:
- a CDS encoding vacuolar protein sorting-associated protein 51, putative has protein sequence MENKSNRRKNVGSMLYDYYNIETRNKVDEFEECSDNNMKNINNINNINSINNINSINNINKISIVNNSIDDNNLFFDKTDEKNENLKEKSTILKRSDNDNINLRSDINYKNINNDIKESNEKNEMNKINCMNEFDMDCSNFNVNDYFKELLEKSSMYDLINKSRKIDKEIKQNDSCMQTLIYENYNKFINAADALVLLKEKFKCVKNKMNEINNDLEYIDKQSNFLNNDVFKNYEKIQNLIEIKKLLNDINEIMKIPEYMYSYILQKKYIKSLKMFIKVIPFFHKNKDLVIFQNLYLDCNNLASIACHFFLKKLNKEKNVRKLPMRINQSDTTKGDNKSGTIKGDNKGDIKYDNICINHLTHNKNYDDKSDECFYFFDNKDLEESFKSLHSYVLSSEEVAECLNLVLSYGMDRKEIKKLYLKNRINCLKYIMYHIFNLKNHGFFVMKVDDLKSSFFDPNYEEISIDKENKKNGSKKNEDNKNNDNKEYIFFNNIFENIFILSYKHLLYFFFSFLENYEKIFMKKNNFLNNNNENKGYSKSFFYDEREYNDDKNLHNNIEYLRYLINNLDESVRYKNGKKRCEDFFMSYDNINNIYHDKYSYLHNSFDLNKKLLLNDLFNIDDDKKIIEVLLDIFFKVLCKITIDYIYMFNPPIKLIVKLLKIFIDNINIHNNKIYYKDKILYYMNRFIKKIYYVLLKLYFYNLCFHINIYIYTYFQTCNKKKLIDILESRNELAHYIILKLCLTVMDFEPFYVQIKLDNNFYVKHFFNFVIIYLESLSKHIDSFIYYFVCVHEKGSILKHIKDEEKKENNKCDNISNPDGNNNNNNIDSNNMDSPNICHNQFDKNVSKDLFYFTYESADNIIYEDKENIFTHKNLYYILDEENINIYIGTPGRLHKLIHEKKIIKLNNISTVIFDEYDFFFSSMKVKNNLKNKENVVELENQFFAKLLKSIYLKNKEEDVQKKKIIKDTNNIQHYKNNISVVNVICCSATSAIYPYLTYTKHIITTNFLNNLYSEFINDKYITDQNHKERKQIQNEDVTTSDTSITKKKQEILNNENNNNNDDDNYSSSSCSSCSSGGEDDLHLNHQKNNDTKQTNNSFINYKREQIMLNDLFKINSIVNMPKNLIHLNYCYDKKNKERNNNATSNFLRVLFSNPLNKNVLVFCNTKKKVLDLWSLFRNRFDVDIQTIFSQKDKGKKKIFKDINYANFFKNDLIDYKNLKKYVNFLFISTNLLYRGINCMGFTTIINYDMPFDTTEYVHRCGRIGRINNKGAIINIFEKKMKRNYNKEIFKKLNIKTYDIDCYMNNMFTFKEKIKR, from the exons atggaaaataaaagtaatagaagaaaaaatgtgGGTTCCAtgttatatgattattacaATATAGAGACGAGAAATAAAGTTGATGAGTTTGAAGAAtgtagtgataataatatgaagaatataaataatataaataatataaatagtataaataatataaatagtataaataacataaataagATAAGCATTGTGAATAATTCaattgatgataataatttattttttgataagACGGATGAGAAGaatgaaaatttaaaagaaaagagtactatattaaaaaggagtgataatgataatattaatttaagaagtgatataaattataagaatataaataatgatataaaagagagtaatgaaaaaaatgaaatgaataaaataaattgtaTGAACGAATTTGATATGGATTGTTCTAATTTTAATGTGAATGattattttaaagaattattagaaaaatCTAGTATGtatgatttaataaataaatcaagAAAGAtagataaagaaataaaacaaaatgatagTTGTATGCAAACATTAATTTATgagaattataataaatttattaatgcAGCTGATGCTTTggttttattaaaagaaaagttTAAATGtgtgaaaaataaaatgaatgaaattaataatgatttagaatatatagataaacaatctaattttctaaataatgatgtttttaaaaattatgaaaagatACAAAATTtaattgaaataaaaaagttattaaatgatataaatgaaataatgaaaataccagaatatatgtattcttatatattacaaaaaaaatatattaaatcattgaaaatgtttattaaggttattcctttttttcatAAGAATAAAGACCTTGttatatttcaaaatttatatttagacTGTAATAATTTAGCAAGCATTGCATGTCacttttttttgaaaaagctaaataaagaaaaaaatgtaagAAAATTACCTATGCGGATTAATCAAAGTGATACTACTAAGGGTGATAATAAAAGTGGTACTATTAAGGGTGATAATAAAGGTGAcattaaatatgataatatatgtataaatcatttaactcataataaaaattacgATGACAAAAGTGATGAatgcttttatttttttgataataaagATTTAGAGGAATCATTTAAATCTTTACACTCCTATGTGTTGTCAAGCGAAGAAGTTGCTGAGTGTTTGAATTTAGTTTTATCATATGGTATGGAcagaaaagaaataaaaaagttatatTTGAAGAATAGAATAAAttgtttaaaatatataatgtatcatatatttaatttaaagaACCATGGATTTTTTGTTATGAAAGTAGACGATTTAAAGAGTTCTTTCTTTGATCCTAACTATGAAGAGATTAGTattgataaagaaaataaaaagaatggttctaaaaaaaatgaagataataagaataatgataataaagaatatattttttttaacaatatatttgaaaatatatttatattgtctTATAAgcatttgttatattttttttttagtttcttagaaaattatgaaaaaatatttatgaaaaaaaataattttctgaataataacaatgaaaataaagGTTATTCTAAATCGTTTTTTTATGACGAAAGAgaatataatgatgataaaaatttacataataatattgaatatTTAAGATATCTAATTAATAATTTGGATGAATCTGTTCGTTATAAAAATGGGAAGAAACGATGTGAAGATTTTTTTATgtcatatgataatattaataatatttatcatgACAAATATAGTTACCTTCATAATTCTTTCGATTTaaataagaaattattattaaatgatttattcaatatagatgatgataaaaaaattattgaagttttattagatatattttttaaagtattatgtaaaataactatagattatatatatatgtttaatccCCCCATAAAATTGAtagtaaaattattaaaaatttttatagataatataaatattcataataataaaatatattataaagataaaatattatattatatgaatagatttattaagaaaatatattatgtattattaaaattatatttttataatttatgttttcatattaatatatatatatatacatattttcaaacatgtaataaaaaaaagttaataGATATTTTAGAAAGTAGAAATGAATTAGCTCATTATATCATCTTAAAATTATGTTTAACTGTTATGGACTTTGAACCTTTTTATGTTCAAATAAAATTAgacaataatttttatgtgaagcacttttttaattttgtaattatatatttagaatCTTTATCAAAACATATtgattcttttatatattattttgtgtgTGTGCATGAGAAGGGGAgtatattaaaacatattaaagatgaagaaaaaaaggaaaataataagtGTGACAATATTAGTAATCCtgatggtaataataataataataatattgatagtaataatatggatagtCCTAATATTTGTCATAACCAGTTCGATAAGAATGTTAGTAAggatttgttttattttacatatgaATCTGCAgacaatattatttatgaagataaagaaaatatatttacacataaaaatttatattatatactcgatgaagaaaatattaacatatatattggaACACCAGGAAGATTACATAAATTAATACATGAGAAAAAAATCatcaaattaaataatatatctacaGTCATATTCGATGAATATGATTTCTTTTTCAGCTCAATGAAAGTAAAAAACAATCTtaaaaataaggaaaatgTCGTAGAATTAGAAAACCAATTTTTTGCAAAACTATTAAAaagtatttatttaaaaaataaagaagaagatgtacaaaaaaaaaaaattataaaagatacaaataatatacaacattataaaaataacatcTCAGTTGTAAATGTTATTTGTTGTAGTGCTACGTCAGCGATATATCCATATTTAACATATacaaaacatattattacaaccaactttttaaataatttatattctgaatttattaatgataaatatataacagaTCAAAATCATAAAGAAAGGAAACAAATTCAAAATGAGGATGTTACAACAAGTGATACTTctatcacaaaaaaaaaacaagaaattctaaataatgaaaataataataataatgatgatgataattatagtagtagtagttgTAGTAGTTGTAGTAGTGGTGGTGAAGATGATTTACATTTAAatcatcaaaaaaataacgacacaaaacaaacaaataattcatttatcAATTATAAAAGGGAGCAAATCATGTTAAAcgatttatttaaaataaacagTATTGTAAATATGccaaaaaatttaatacacCTAAACTATtgttatgataaaaaaaacaaagaaagaaataataatgcTACAAGTAATTTCTTAAGAGTTCTTTTTTCTAACCCACTCAACAAAAACGTTTTAGTTTTCTGCAACACCAag aaaaaagTGTTGGACTTATGGAGTCTTTTCAGAAACCGATTTGACGTTGACATTCAGACAATATTTTCTCAGAAAGATAAAGGGAAAAAGAAGATATTCAAGGATATAAATTAtgctaatttttttaaaaacgaTTTGattgattataaaaatttaaaaaagtaCGTcaactttttatttatatcaacaAATTTGTTATATAGGGGTATCAATTGTATGGGTTTCACgacaattataaattatgacATGCCTTTTG ACACAACAGAATATGTACATAGATGCGGACGAATAGGAAGAATAAACAACAAGGGGgctataataaatatttttgaaaaaaaaatgaaaagaaattataacaaagaaatatttaaaaagttaaatataaaaacatatgaTATTGACtgttatatgaataatatgtttacctttaaggaaaaaataaaaagataa
- a CDS encoding L-seryl-tRNA(Sec) kinase,putative, giving the protein MNFVLLFYGPPCSGKDKFINYLLKRNKVIYLFLYFFVNIKNEKECSYKQNVEEKKIFIKIIKYYYQIKEREQKNILRTIRRKEDNIAPSFSFLIFLTRHFLNIINKKSSIFILNKYRNTQNETFDHLEGKKKHHKNSRKKIKRKNNNKINNNHKYNKIYKKFFYKPCIHKYNKKLFFIFYKNIYKFIKYFKKFLTYNFNTYIYNISTDQIEKLFYDNTNYIIDAFKRQQIERIDTNNCHVCTLNKSKFYIFHKKDKKINGNIFYPVFKKSNIINKNDTLFIKLKKTNKKEKKKQNKKPTSYNQIKYWNLSREIAYEYCKNIMRRGGTQNRIIILNDTFHLPSMRKEYYILTKKYPYNYIQTYINTPLATCLNRNKKRVKFKYISSKTIIRNYKCHKKYSIQSNQEKYLSKMIHVVKSKFKWQEKILSLQVNTFYKKYKTKKNKVGKFQLVHILRFIYNHFDNFKNMDTIKIRKHDKKKNDMNPNKLNILNVTINKIIHEKLKNLPNEKKNEYAKRFHVIKLEILKECRMNKMITPEYIDKKLDIS; this is encoded by the exons ATGAATTTTGTTCTACTCTTTTATGGTCCACCTTGTAGCGGTAAAGATAAATTCATAAATTACTTGCTTAAAAGAAATAAGGTGATTTacttatttctttatttttttgtaaacataaaaaatgaaaaagaatgtTCCTACAAACAAAATGtagaggaaaaaaaaattttcatcaaaataataaaatattattatcaaataaaGGAGAGAGAACAAAAGAACATATTAAGAACAATAAGAAGAAAGGAAGATAATATAGCACCTtcgttttcatttttaatatttctaactagacattttttaaatatcattaataaaaaatcatctatttttattcttaataaatatagaaatacaCAAAATGAAACGTTTGATCATTTagagggaaaaaaaaaacatcatAAGAAcagtagaaaaaaaataaaaagaaaaaataataataagataaataataatcataaatataataaaatatataaaaagttcTTTTATAAACCatgtatacataaatataataaaaaattgttttttattttttacaaaaatatatataaattcataaaatattttaaaaaatttttaacttataattttaatacatacatatataacatatcaACAGATCaaatagaaaaattattttatgacAACACGAACTATATTATAGATGCATTTAAAAGACAACAAATTGAAAGAATAGATACTAATAATTGTCATGTATGTAcattaaataaatcaaaattttatatattccacaagaaagataaaaaaataaatggaaATATCTTTTATCCAGTTTTCAAAAAATcaaacataataaataaaaatgatactctttttataaaattaaaaaaaacaaacaaaaaagaaaagaaaaaacaaaacaaaaaaccAACAAGCTATAATCAAATAAAGTATTGGAACCTATCTAGAGAAATAGCCTATGAATATTGCAAGAATATAATGAGAAGGGGAGGAACACAAaatagaattattatattaaatgatacaTTTCATTTACCTTCCATgagaaaagaatattatattcttacCAAAAAAT atccttataattatattcagacatatataaatactcCACTTGCTACATGTCTTAATAGAAATAAGAAGAGGGtaaaattcaaatatatttcttcaaaAACTATTATTAGAAATTATAAAtgtcataaaaaatattctatcCAATCAAatcaagaaaaatatttgtcAAAAATGATACATGTAGTCAAATCAAAATTTAAATGgcaagaaaaaatattatcactTCAAGTTAATACCttctacaaaaaatataaaactaaGAAGAATAAAGTAGGAAAG tTCCAGCTAGTACATATTCTTCGCTTTATTTACAACCATTTTGATAATTTCAAAAATATGgatacaataaaaataagaaaacatGATAAGAAGAAAAACGATATGAACCCCAACAaattaaat aTTCTCAATGTaacaattaataaaataatacatgaaaaattaaaaaacctACCAAatg aaaagaaaaacGAATATGCCAAAAGGTTTCATGTCATTAAAttggaaatattaaaag AGTGCCGAATGAATAAAATGATTACTCcagaatatatagataaaaaattGGACATATCTTAA